One window of the Ananas comosus cultivar F153 linkage group 21, ASM154086v1, whole genome shotgun sequence genome contains the following:
- the LOC109726257 gene encoding SUPPRESSOR OF GAMMA RESPONSE 1 isoform X1, protein MARSWLITSRGIAKKIKNATHFSTYQFNDSWVDANLECPNCKHLIDNSDVTLEWPGLPAGVKFDPSDLELLEHLEGKVGSGNSKPHMFIDEFIPTLEENEGICYTHPENLPGIKNDGSNIYFFHRISNAYATGCRKRRKISRNNNSSSEEHVRWHKTGKTKSILENGVRKGWKKIMVLYKGSKRGCKPDKANWVMHQYHLGAEEDEKDGELVVSKIFYQLHTKQTERLDMDSVEEESNVFALRVSPRTPKTNTPQPPRSKKKNQGGVDEDDVRQLQDEEEQYREEHAAPILDLKKKGESAAWWSCESQAVEDPRSLDESLLCHEVLDSFPLEASLHFDYPNLDRAMNGTLDPYAGTAFGSFDLDSIEIGTPPDFQLADFQFGSQESITSWLDRF, encoded by the exons ATGGCGAG GTCATGGCTCATAACTAGTAGGGGAAttgcaaagaaaataaaaaatgccaCTCATTTCTCTACTTATCAATTCAATGATTCCTGGGTGGATGCAAATCTTGAATGCCCCAACTGCAAGCACCTTATCGACAACAGCGAT GTTACTTTAGAATGGCCCGGACTTCCAGCTGGTGTTAAGTTTGATCCATCGGATCTGGAACTACTAGAGCATTTAGAAGGAAAGGTTGGTTCGGGAAACTCAAAGCCTCATATGTTCATTGACGAATTTATTCCAACCCTAGAGGAGAACGAAGGAATTTGCTATACACATCCTGAGAATCTTCCTG GAATCAAGAACGACGGAAgcaacatttatttttttcacaggATATCCAATGCATATGCTACTGGTTGTCGCAAGCGTCGGAAAATCAGCAGAAACAACAATAGTTCCTCTGAGGAGCATGTGAGATGGCATAAGACCGGGAAGACCAAATCCATTCTTGAGAACGGAGTTCGAAAAGGTTGGAAGAAAATAATGGTTCTGTACAAAGGTTCGAAAAGAGGCTGCAAACCAGACAAGGCTAATTGGGTGATGCATCAATATCATCTCGGGGCTGAAGAAGATGAGAAGGACGGTGAACTTGTTGTTTCTAAGATATTTTACCAACTACACACGAAGCAAACTGAGAGGCTTGACATGGACTCAGTCGAGGAAGAATCTAATGTGTTTGCTCTCAGAGTAAGCCCTAGAACCCCCAAGACTAATACTCCGCAGCCACCACGCTCGAAAAAGAAGAATCAGGGTGGAGTCGATGAGGACGATGTTCGGCAATTGCAGGATGAG GAGGAACAATATCGAGAAGAACACGCTGCGCCTATTTTGGACTTGAAGAAAAAAGGTGAAAGTGCTGCATGGTGGTCATGTGAATCTCAAGCTGTTGAGGATCCGAGATCTCTGGATGAGTCGTTGCTGTGCCACGAGGTCCTCGACTCTTTCCCTCTTGAAGCGTCGCTGCACTTTGACTACCCAAATCTAGATCGGGCCATGAATGGGACTCTTGATCCGTACGCAGGCACAGCATTTGGCTCATTTGATCTCGACAGCATTGAAATTGGCACGCCTCCCGATTTTCAGCTTGCT GATTTTCAATTTGGTTCGCAAGAAAGCATCACAAGTTGGCTTGATAGATTTTAG
- the LOC109726257 gene encoding SUPPRESSOR OF GAMMA RESPONSE 1 isoform X2 has product MSWLITSRGIAKKIKNATHFSTYQFNDSWVDANLECPNCKHLIDNSDVTLEWPGLPAGVKFDPSDLELLEHLEGKVGSGNSKPHMFIDEFIPTLEENEGICYTHPENLPGIKNDGSNIYFFHRISNAYATGCRKRRKISRNNNSSSEEHVRWHKTGKTKSILENGVRKGWKKIMVLYKGSKRGCKPDKANWVMHQYHLGAEEDEKDGELVVSKIFYQLHTKQTERLDMDSVEEESNVFALRVSPRTPKTNTPQPPRSKKKNQGGVDEDDVRQLQDEEEQYREEHAAPILDLKKKGESAAWWSCESQAVEDPRSLDESLLCHEVLDSFPLEASLHFDYPNLDRAMNGTLDPYAGTAFGSFDLDSIEIGTPPDFQLADFQFGSQESITSWLDRF; this is encoded by the exons AT GTCATGGCTCATAACTAGTAGGGGAAttgcaaagaaaataaaaaatgccaCTCATTTCTCTACTTATCAATTCAATGATTCCTGGGTGGATGCAAATCTTGAATGCCCCAACTGCAAGCACCTTATCGACAACAGCGAT GTTACTTTAGAATGGCCCGGACTTCCAGCTGGTGTTAAGTTTGATCCATCGGATCTGGAACTACTAGAGCATTTAGAAGGAAAGGTTGGTTCGGGAAACTCAAAGCCTCATATGTTCATTGACGAATTTATTCCAACCCTAGAGGAGAACGAAGGAATTTGCTATACACATCCTGAGAATCTTCCTG GAATCAAGAACGACGGAAgcaacatttatttttttcacaggATATCCAATGCATATGCTACTGGTTGTCGCAAGCGTCGGAAAATCAGCAGAAACAACAATAGTTCCTCTGAGGAGCATGTGAGATGGCATAAGACCGGGAAGACCAAATCCATTCTTGAGAACGGAGTTCGAAAAGGTTGGAAGAAAATAATGGTTCTGTACAAAGGTTCGAAAAGAGGCTGCAAACCAGACAAGGCTAATTGGGTGATGCATCAATATCATCTCGGGGCTGAAGAAGATGAGAAGGACGGTGAACTTGTTGTTTCTAAGATATTTTACCAACTACACACGAAGCAAACTGAGAGGCTTGACATGGACTCAGTCGAGGAAGAATCTAATGTGTTTGCTCTCAGAGTAAGCCCTAGAACCCCCAAGACTAATACTCCGCAGCCACCACGCTCGAAAAAGAAGAATCAGGGTGGAGTCGATGAGGACGATGTTCGGCAATTGCAGGATGAG GAGGAACAATATCGAGAAGAACACGCTGCGCCTATTTTGGACTTGAAGAAAAAAGGTGAAAGTGCTGCATGGTGGTCATGTGAATCTCAAGCTGTTGAGGATCCGAGATCTCTGGATGAGTCGTTGCTGTGCCACGAGGTCCTCGACTCTTTCCCTCTTGAAGCGTCGCTGCACTTTGACTACCCAAATCTAGATCGGGCCATGAATGGGACTCTTGATCCGTACGCAGGCACAGCATTTGGCTCATTTGATCTCGACAGCATTGAAATTGGCACGCCTCCCGATTTTCAGCTTGCT GATTTTCAATTTGGTTCGCAAGAAAGCATCACAAGTTGGCTTGATAGATTTTAG